In Streptomyces sp. NBC_00483, a single window of DNA contains:
- a CDS encoding carbohydrate ABC transporter permease — translation MTALPVVDRARRRPRVGTVLTYLSLVVAALVVLVPLVVVLLTSLKSSHELAQGGGAFSLPEDWLNLSNYVTAFRDGKMLRAFGNTAFILLFSITGTVLIGSMTAYAIDRFQFRLKKTVMALFLFATLVPGVTTQVATFQVVNSFGLFDSRWAPILLYMGTDIVSIYIFLQFIRGIPTSLDEAARIDGANTFTIYWKIILPLLKPAIATVVIVKGITTYNDFYIPFLYMPSEDKGTISTALFRFKGPFGAHWEDISAGAILVILPTLLVFLFLQRYIYNGFAAGATK, via the coding sequence ATGACCGCTCTACCTGTAGTGGACCGGGCCCGCAGGCGGCCGCGCGTCGGCACGGTGCTCACCTATCTCTCCCTGGTCGTCGCCGCCCTCGTGGTCCTCGTACCGCTCGTCGTCGTGCTCCTCACATCGCTGAAGTCCTCGCACGAACTCGCCCAGGGCGGAGGGGCGTTCAGCCTTCCCGAGGACTGGCTGAACCTCTCCAACTACGTCACTGCCTTCCGCGACGGCAAGATGCTGAGGGCGTTCGGGAACACGGCGTTCATCCTGCTGTTCTCGATCACCGGCACCGTCCTCATCGGCTCGATGACGGCCTACGCGATCGACCGCTTCCAGTTCCGCCTGAAGAAGACGGTCATGGCGCTCTTCCTGTTCGCCACGCTCGTACCGGGGGTGACGACGCAGGTCGCCACCTTCCAAGTGGTCAACAGCTTCGGCCTGTTCGACTCGCGGTGGGCGCCGATCCTGCTCTACATGGGGACGGACATCGTCTCGATCTACATCTTCCTGCAGTTCATCAGGGGCATTCCGACTTCGCTCGACGAGGCCGCCCGGATCGACGGTGCCAACACCTTCACCATCTACTGGAAGATCATCCTGCCGCTGCTCAAGCCGGCCATCGCCACCGTCGTCATCGTCAAGGGCATCACGACGTACAACGACTTCTACATCCCGTTCCTCTACATGCCCTCTGAGGACAAGGGGACGATCTCCACCGCGCTGTTCCGGTTCAAGGGGCCGTTCGGCGCGCACTGGGAGGACATCTCCGCCGGCGCGATCCTCGTGATCCTGCCGACGCTGCTCGTCTTCCTGTTCCTGCAGCGCTACATCTACAACGGCTTCGCGGCCGGTGCCACGAAATGA
- a CDS encoding LacI family DNA-binding transcriptional regulator — protein sequence MTGPPPARRVTITDVAARAGVSRGAVSLAYNNRPGLSDATRTRIMAAVAELGWSPHRTPGKLSGSATGAADTVGLVIARSARQLQLEPFYVEFISGAESVLEEHGCSLLLHLVRDTAREIAVHRQWWRSRRIAGSILVDIQHDDPRIAALRAIGLPAVAVGHPSLTGGYTSVWTDDETAVREVVRHLAALGHRRIARVGGHPAFGHTGIRTAALNQAVADLGLEPAHNVTTDFSGEQGARATRRLLASARRPTAIVYDNDIMAVAGLAVAAELGLNVPEDVSLIAWDDSQLCRLTHPNLSAMSHDVFAFGADVTRRLFDVVHRRNPSSEPVALPVLVPRGSSAPPRGVGVGSEVRV from the coding sequence ATGACCGGCCCGCCGCCCGCACGGCGCGTCACGATCACCGACGTCGCGGCTCGCGCCGGGGTGTCGCGGGGCGCGGTCTCCCTCGCGTACAACAACCGCCCCGGCCTCTCCGACGCCACACGGACCCGCATCATGGCGGCGGTCGCCGAACTGGGCTGGTCGCCGCATCGGACACCGGGCAAGCTGTCCGGTTCGGCGACAGGGGCCGCGGACACCGTCGGGCTCGTCATCGCGCGATCGGCGCGGCAGCTCCAACTGGAGCCGTTCTACGTGGAGTTCATTTCCGGCGCCGAGTCCGTCCTGGAGGAGCACGGCTGTTCGCTCCTCCTCCATCTGGTGCGCGACACGGCCCGGGAGATCGCCGTGCACCGGCAGTGGTGGCGCTCCCGCCGGATCGCCGGATCCATCCTGGTCGACATCCAGCACGACGACCCCCGGATCGCCGCCCTGCGCGCGATCGGCCTCCCGGCCGTCGCGGTCGGCCATCCGTCCCTGACCGGCGGCTACACCTCGGTGTGGACCGACGACGAGACCGCCGTACGGGAGGTGGTGCGCCATCTCGCGGCGCTCGGGCACCGGCGGATCGCCAGGGTCGGCGGCCATCCGGCGTTCGGCCACACCGGCATCCGTACCGCCGCGCTGAACCAGGCCGTCGCCGACCTCGGCCTCGAACCGGCCCACAACGTCACCACCGACTTCTCCGGCGAGCAGGGCGCCCGCGCGACCCGCCGGCTGCTCGCCTCCGCGCGGCGGCCCACGGCGATCGTCTACGACAACGACATCATGGCGGTCGCGGGCCTCGCGGTCGCCGCCGAACTGGGCCTGAACGTCCCGGAGGACGTCAGCCTGATCGCCTGGGACGACTCCCAGCTGTGCCGGCTCACGCACCCGAACCTGTCGGCCATGAGCCACGACGTCTTCGCGTTCGGCGCCGATGTCACCCGCCGCCTCTTCGATGTCGTCCACCGCCGCAACCCTTCGTCGGAGCCCGTCGCGCTGCCCGTGCTGGTGCCCCGCGGCAGCAGCGCGCCGCCGCGGGGCGTGGGAGTGGGTTCGGAGGTCAGAGTGTGA
- a CDS encoding glycosyl hydrolase, with product MKRIKHCVAFLAAAAAIAAGLFAWPATESAQAFPPSSKQTVLNYLRSVSGNHIISGQHNKEPATSPGAYTQQVKDVTGQYPGLWGGDLMFNATDVANRQRVIDQAKTEWKNGSLVALTWHVCPPTGGSSCAFEGGVKSNISDAQFSQLVTDGSALNTAWKKRLDEVVPYLKQLKDAGVPALFRPLHEMNESWNWWGNRPGANGSARLYQITHDYLANTKGLDNMIWVWNVQDNPAGGWSSYYPGSQYVDVVSLDAWYKNYPSSADYQQMRSIAGTKPMAIAEMGKMPNASLLTSQPQWAWFMLWSEQLRGNNTNAEIQSTYFHPRVLNQGELTL from the coding sequence ATGAAGAGAATCAAACACTGCGTCGCCTTCCTCGCGGCGGCCGCAGCCATCGCCGCGGGCCTCTTCGCCTGGCCCGCCACGGAATCGGCGCAGGCGTTCCCGCCGAGTTCCAAGCAGACCGTACTGAATTACTTACGGTCCGTTTCCGGGAATCACATCATTTCCGGCCAGCACAACAAGGAGCCCGCCACCTCGCCCGGCGCGTACACGCAACAGGTGAAGGACGTCACCGGCCAGTACCCCGGCCTGTGGGGCGGCGACCTGATGTTCAACGCCACCGACGTGGCGAACCGCCAGCGCGTGATCGACCAGGCCAAGACGGAGTGGAAGAACGGCTCGCTGGTGGCGTTGACCTGGCACGTCTGCCCGCCGACCGGGGGCAGCAGCTGCGCGTTCGAGGGTGGCGTGAAGTCGAACATCTCGGACGCGCAGTTCTCTCAGCTCGTCACCGACGGCAGCGCCCTCAACACGGCGTGGAAGAAGCGGCTCGACGAAGTCGTGCCCTATCTCAAGCAGTTGAAGGACGCGGGAGTGCCCGCCCTCTTCCGCCCGCTCCACGAAATGAACGAGTCGTGGAACTGGTGGGGGAACCGGCCGGGCGCGAATGGCAGCGCGCGCCTGTACCAGATCACGCACGACTACCTGGCCAACACCAAGGGTCTCGACAATATGATCTGGGTCTGGAACGTGCAGGACAATCCGGCGGGCGGCTGGAGCAGTTACTACCCGGGCAGCCAATACGTGGACGTCGTGTCCCTCGACGCCTGGTACAAGAATTACCCGAGTTCCGCCGACTATCAGCAGATGCGGAGCATCGCCGGCACCAAGCCGATGGCCATCGCGGAAATGGGCAAGATGCCCAACGCCTCGCTGCTGACGAGCCAGCCGCAATGGGCCTGGTTCATGCTGTGGTCCGAGCAATTGCGCGGTAACAACACCAACGCCGAGATCCAGTCGACGTACTTCCACCCCCGCGTCCTGAACCAGGGCGAGCTCACACTCTGA
- a CDS encoding DUF3237 domain-containing protein → MPHTPSLTYAFEIRAEVTEPLHIGHGAGESTEFTPITGGTVTGPRLNGTVLPGGGDWSNTRGGVCELEARYLLRADDGAVIDIVNRGYYVEDSGYFRTAPTFRTDAPAHLWLARTVFVGHARDEGSPEDGVAIVIRCYSVD, encoded by the coding sequence GTGCCCCACACCCCCTCACTCACCTACGCCTTCGAGATCCGCGCCGAGGTCACCGAGCCGCTGCACATCGGCCACGGCGCCGGCGAGAGCACCGAGTTCACCCCGATCACCGGCGGCACCGTGACCGGCCCGCGCCTCAACGGCACGGTGCTGCCCGGCGGCGGCGACTGGTCGAACACCCGAGGCGGTGTATGCGAGTTGGAGGCCCGCTACCTCCTGCGGGCGGACGACGGTGCCGTCATCGACATCGTCAACCGCGGCTACTACGTGGAGGACTCCGGCTACTTCCGCACGGCGCCGACGTTCCGCACCGACGCGCCCGCCCATCTCTGGCTCGCCCGCACGGTCTTCGTCGGACACGCGCGGGACGAGGGCAGCCCGGAGGACGGGGTCGCCATCGTGATCCGCTGCTACAGCGTGGACTGA
- a CDS encoding ABC transporter ATP-binding protein — translation MTSTPEPAHPYALEVTHLRKEFGDVVAVDDIDLTLAPGGSLAIVGESGSGKTTTARMIAGLEHPTAGTIRLAGRERPRPPRRTAERRRAAREIQMVFQDPYASLDRRQRVRDCVAEVIALHTELRGADLDRRVAELLDQVGLDERQAAALPRALSGGQRQRVAIARALAVAPRILVLDEAVAALDVSVQAQILTLLREIRERTPVAYLFITHDLGIVQHVCDDIVVMHRGRIVERGAARTVLTDPTDAYTRTLLESVPRPGWKPRRSTPSTPAH, via the coding sequence ATGACCTCGACGCCTGAACCCGCCCACCCGTACGCGCTCGAAGTCACGCACCTGCGCAAGGAGTTCGGCGATGTCGTAGCCGTCGACGACATCGACCTGACGCTCGCGCCGGGCGGCTCGCTGGCCATCGTCGGCGAGTCCGGCTCCGGCAAGACGACGACGGCCCGGATGATCGCCGGCCTGGAGCACCCGACGGCCGGGACGATCCGCCTCGCCGGTCGCGAACGTCCCCGCCCGCCCCGCCGGACGGCCGAACGACGCCGCGCCGCCCGCGAGATCCAGATGGTCTTCCAGGACCCGTACGCCTCCCTCGACCGCCGCCAGCGGGTGCGCGACTGCGTCGCCGAAGTCATCGCGCTCCACACAGAACTGCGCGGCGCGGACCTCGACCGACGCGTCGCCGAACTCCTCGACCAGGTGGGCCTCGACGAGCGGCAGGCCGCCGCACTCCCCCGGGCCCTGTCCGGCGGCCAGCGCCAACGCGTCGCGATCGCCCGCGCGTTGGCCGTCGCCCCGCGGATCCTCGTCCTCGACGAAGCGGTGGCCGCGCTCGACGTGTCCGTGCAGGCGCAGATCCTCACGCTGCTGCGCGAGATCCGCGAACGGACCCCAGTGGCCTACTTGTTCATCACCCACGACCTCGGCATCGTCCAGCACGTGTGCGACGACATCGTCGTCATGCACCGGGGCCGCATCGTCGAACGCGGCGCGGCCCGCACGGTCCTGACCGATCCGACGGACGCGTACACCCGCACCCTGCTCGAATCAGTGCCGCGCCCGGGCTGGAAGCCGCGTCGCAGCACTCCCTCAACCCCCGCCCACTGA
- a CDS encoding ABC transporter ATP-binding protein, which produces MTLLDIRRLRVTLPLDGTDRAVIHRVDLSVPAGAALGLVGESGSGKSLTARSVLRLLPPGARVDGDVLLDGASVPAMGPAELRALRSADVAMIHQDPRAHINPVRTVGDFLTEGLIARGTRARDATATVTGLLRDVGIPDAERRLRQRPPELSGGLLQRVMIAAALAGGPRLLLADEPTTALDVTTQAEVMAIIDEARAARGLALLFITHDLALAAAVCDRIAVMYAGSIVEELPADRLHKSARHPYTRALLASRPAPGADAHELRAIPGRPLSAYEAGAGCAFAPRCPAARALCRTESPEPRPVGDGLAACHYPAEPADDLDA; this is translated from the coding sequence ATGACACTTCTCGACATCCGACGGCTCCGTGTCACCCTTCCCCTGGACGGGACCGACCGCGCGGTCATCCACCGCGTCGACCTCTCCGTGCCGGCCGGTGCGGCGCTCGGTCTGGTCGGCGAGTCCGGCTCGGGCAAGTCGCTCACCGCACGCTCGGTGCTGCGGCTGTTGCCTCCGGGGGCCCGCGTCGACGGCGACGTCCTCCTCGACGGCGCGTCCGTGCCCGCGATGGGCCCCGCCGAGCTGCGTGCTCTGCGGTCGGCCGACGTCGCGATGATCCACCAGGATCCGCGCGCCCACATCAACCCGGTCCGCACGGTCGGCGACTTCCTCACCGAGGGCCTGATCGCGCGCGGCACCCGGGCTCGCGATGCCACGGCCACGGTCACCGGGCTGCTGCGCGACGTCGGCATCCCCGACGCCGAACGCAGGCTGCGGCAGCGTCCGCCGGAGCTGTCCGGGGGGCTGCTCCAGCGCGTCATGATCGCGGCGGCGCTCGCGGGCGGCCCCCGGCTGCTCCTGGCGGACGAGCCCACGACGGCGCTCGACGTCACGACACAGGCCGAGGTCATGGCGATCATCGACGAGGCCCGTGCCGCGCGCGGGCTCGCCCTGCTGTTCATCACGCACGACCTGGCCCTCGCTGCGGCCGTCTGCGACCGGATCGCGGTGATGTACGCGGGCTCGATCGTCGAGGAACTCCCCGCCGACCGGCTCCACAAGTCCGCCCGCCACCCCTACACCCGGGCACTCCTCGCCTCCCGGCCCGCGCCCGGCGCGGACGCACACGAGCTGCGGGCGATCCCCGGACGACCGCTGTCCGCCTACGAGGCCGGTGCGGGCTGCGCGTTCGCGCCACGCTGCCCTGCCGCCCGGGCCCTGTGCCGCACCGAGAGCCCCGAGCCGCGCCCCGTCGGCGACGGCCTCGCCGCCTGCCACTACCCAGCGGAGCCCGCCGATGACCTCGACGCCTGA
- a CDS encoding ABC transporter permease encodes MTTYQLAAKAGVFARGRRAARGNGVLIGAGAVVALVVLAAVCAPLIAPYDPEAVDPLAVYQGSSGAHWLGTDDTGRDILSRILYGSRLSLLAPAVVTVVASVVGSALAISGAWLGGWYDRVVSSALNVVFGFPGLILAVVGAAVFGAGLQVAVVTLSVAYLPYVARTVRGAALREVHLPYVSALRMLGLPGWRICLRHLTPALLPLVLVQVTVSFGYTLLDVAAFSFIGLGAQPPTAEWGLMVAQGASGVLAGRAEQSLYAGLVIVVFVIACTLLGNGLSRRLLGEDTR; translated from the coding sequence ATGACGACCTATCAACTCGCCGCGAAGGCAGGTGTCTTCGCACGCGGCCGACGTGCGGCGCGCGGCAACGGCGTGCTGATCGGCGCGGGCGCCGTCGTCGCCCTCGTCGTCCTCGCCGCCGTGTGCGCGCCACTGATCGCGCCGTACGATCCCGAGGCCGTCGACCCGCTGGCGGTGTACCAGGGCAGCAGCGGCGCCCACTGGCTGGGCACGGACGACACCGGGCGCGACATCCTCTCCCGCATCCTGTACGGGTCGCGGCTCAGCCTGCTCGCGCCCGCCGTGGTGACGGTCGTCGCGAGCGTCGTCGGCTCGGCACTCGCCATCTCCGGTGCCTGGCTCGGCGGTTGGTACGACCGCGTGGTGTCGTCCGCCCTGAACGTCGTGTTCGGCTTCCCCGGCCTGATCCTGGCTGTGGTCGGCGCGGCCGTCTTCGGCGCGGGCCTCCAGGTGGCGGTCGTGACGCTGTCCGTCGCGTATCTCCCGTACGTCGCGCGGACCGTGCGCGGCGCCGCGCTGCGCGAGGTGCACCTGCCGTACGTGTCCGCGCTGCGGATGCTCGGCCTGCCGGGGTGGCGGATCTGCCTGCGCCATCTGACGCCCGCGCTGCTGCCGCTGGTCCTGGTGCAGGTGACGGTGTCGTTCGGCTACACGCTGCTCGACGTCGCCGCGTTCTCGTTCATCGGCCTGGGCGCGCAGCCGCCGACGGCCGAATGGGGTCTGATGGTCGCGCAGGGCGCGTCGGGCGTGCTCGCGGGCCGGGCCGAACAGTCCCTGTACGCGGGCCTGGTGATCGTCGTGTTCGTCATCGCCTGCACCCTGCTCGGCAACGGCCTGTCCCGACGGCTCCTGGGAGAGGACACCCGATGA
- a CDS encoding ABC transporter permease gives MIWRFVVRRAAMLAATALVASVAVYGALFVSPGDPATLLVGGGKPPSERLLADIHRQYHLDDPFLRGYWRWLTALFHGDLGQSLSYRDSVAHLVGDRLGNTLFLVAFAAVLIIGAGVALGTLAALRGGWGETAVTVVTTTLMAVPTFVMSVLLIWGFSVRWGLFPAYGSGSGFAGRLEHLTLPALALAATWLAYVAQVTRSAVRAELASEHVQTARGRGIPERLVVRKHVLRNASAPIFSVSGVAVAGLIAGCAIVEQAFGINGIGALLVQSAAKQDLAVVQALALISVVLFVGVNTVVDVVSALLDRRTPLEASA, from the coding sequence ATGATCTGGCGCTTCGTCGTCCGGCGGGCCGCCATGCTCGCCGCGACGGCGCTGGTCGCGAGCGTCGCCGTGTACGGGGCACTGTTCGTCTCGCCCGGCGACCCGGCGACGCTCCTCGTCGGCGGAGGCAAGCCGCCCAGTGAGCGGCTGCTCGCCGATATCCACCGCCAGTACCACCTCGACGACCCGTTCCTGCGGGGCTACTGGCGCTGGCTCACCGCACTGTTCCACGGCGACCTCGGCCAGTCGCTCAGCTACCGCGACTCCGTCGCGCACCTGGTCGGCGACCGGCTCGGCAACACGCTCTTCCTCGTCGCCTTCGCGGCGGTCCTCATCATCGGGGCGGGCGTGGCCCTCGGGACGCTTGCCGCGCTGCGCGGCGGCTGGGGCGAGACGGCGGTGACCGTCGTGACGACGACGCTGATGGCGGTGCCGACCTTCGTGATGTCGGTGCTGCTGATCTGGGGCTTCTCGGTGCGCTGGGGTCTGTTCCCGGCGTACGGGAGCGGGTCGGGCTTCGCCGGACGTCTGGAGCATCTGACGCTGCCGGCGCTCGCACTCGCCGCGACCTGGCTCGCGTACGTCGCGCAGGTGACGCGCTCGGCGGTGCGCGCCGAACTCGCCTCCGAGCATGTGCAGACCGCGCGCGGCCGGGGCATCCCCGAGCGTCTCGTGGTGCGCAAACACGTGCTGCGCAACGCCTCCGCGCCCATCTTCTCGGTGTCCGGCGTGGCCGTCGCGGGCCTGATCGCGGGCTGCGCGATCGTCGAGCAGGCCTTCGGGATCAACGGCATCGGGGCGCTGCTCGTGCAGAGCGCGGCGAAGCAGGATCTGGCGGTGGTGCAGGCGCTCGCGCTGATCAGCGTCGTCCTGTTCGTCGGTGTGAACACCGTCGTCGACGTGGTCTCGGCGCTGCTCGACCGGCGTACGCCCTTGGAGGCCTCGGCATGA
- a CDS encoding ABC transporter substrate-binding protein, translating into MHAPRLTVICVTTLATALTLASCSSSGPTAAKNAIDLTTTTPAAGGTVDHVTWNLPMGEPTTLDPAKVGDYSPSTVASNLCDPLIRLKPDYSTAPGLATSWQRPDPKTLVLNLRRGVRFWDGSPMTAADVVASLERQRVPATQSVNVQVLANVTTIKATEDHQVTVRFRTPDSLFLKYLVNGFGAVGKASYMKKAGASYGTARGGLMCTGPFKLTKWRSGDSITAVRNTAYWDRSLRPKVKELTFRFITDNGTLTSALMSGQIDGSYEIPSTSAKALRGSKEGRLYYGPSAQTVFLGATSPTSPMADRRIADALSLVLDRDALVKNVFDGAAQRQKTFIPSLVWKSSEAKDVYAKGYAALPAVPGPDAAKAKKLVDEAAPKRRTLTIATAAGDQQSLQTLTFLQAATKKIGLKVVIRQLQPTQMSGLFFNPALRKGLDATIALGYVEIPDPLSYADMMTDPKSPMNWTNYRNNKVTSHIRAAKATTDPQRAAREFTEAQALYAKDFPIVPIACPYERLFLNKRLSGVPASFAYINMPWAARIGGTGRGSS; encoded by the coding sequence ATGCACGCTCCCCGACTCACCGTCATCTGTGTCACCACACTGGCCACCGCGCTGACGCTGGCCTCCTGTTCCTCCTCCGGCCCGACCGCCGCGAAGAACGCGATCGACCTCACGACCACGACGCCCGCCGCGGGCGGCACCGTCGACCACGTCACCTGGAACCTGCCGATGGGCGAGCCGACCACGCTCGACCCCGCGAAGGTCGGCGACTACTCCCCCAGCACCGTCGCCTCCAACCTCTGCGACCCGCTGATCCGCCTGAAGCCGGACTACTCGACGGCCCCCGGCCTCGCCACCTCCTGGCAACGACCGGACCCGAAGACCCTCGTCCTGAACCTGCGCCGCGGCGTCCGCTTCTGGGACGGCAGCCCGATGACCGCCGCCGACGTCGTCGCGAGCCTGGAGCGGCAGCGCGTGCCCGCCACGCAGAGCGTCAACGTCCAGGTCCTCGCGAACGTCACCACCATCAAGGCGACGGAGGACCACCAGGTCACCGTCCGCTTCCGCACCCCGGACTCGCTCTTCCTGAAGTACCTGGTGAACGGGTTCGGGGCCGTCGGCAAGGCCTCGTACATGAAGAAGGCGGGCGCCTCGTACGGCACCGCGCGCGGCGGCCTGATGTGCACGGGCCCGTTCAAGCTGACCAAGTGGCGCTCCGGCGACTCCATCACCGCCGTGCGCAACACCGCGTACTGGGACCGCTCGCTGCGCCCCAAGGTCAAGGAGCTCACGTTCCGGTTCATCACCGACAACGGGACGCTGACCAGCGCCCTCATGTCCGGTCAGATCGACGGGAGTTACGAGATTCCCTCGACGTCCGCGAAGGCGCTGCGCGGCTCGAAGGAGGGGCGGCTCTACTACGGTCCTTCCGCGCAGACCGTGTTCCTCGGGGCGACCTCGCCCACCTCGCCGATGGCCGACCGCCGGATCGCCGACGCGCTCTCCCTCGTCCTCGACCGCGACGCCCTCGTCAAGAACGTCTTCGACGGCGCCGCCCAGCGCCAGAAGACCTTCATCCCGTCCCTGGTCTGGAAGAGCAGTGAGGCCAAGGACGTCTACGCCAAGGGGTACGCGGCGCTGCCCGCCGTCCCCGGGCCGGATGCCGCCAAGGCGAAGAAGCTCGTCGACGAGGCCGCTCCGAAGCGGCGCACGCTCACGATCGCCACGGCGGCCGGCGACCAACAGTCGCTGCAGACCTTGACGTTCCTCCAGGCCGCCACGAAGAAGATCGGACTCAAGGTCGTCATCCGGCAGCTCCAACCGACCCAGATGTCCGGCCTGTTCTTCAACCCGGCGCTGCGCAAGGGCCTCGACGCCACCATCGCCCTCGGCTACGTGGAGATCCCCGACCCCCTGTCGTACGCGGACATGATGACCGACCCGAAGTCGCCGATGAACTGGACCAACTACCGGAACAACAAGGTGACTTCCCACATTCGGGCGGCCAAGGCGACGACCGATCCCCAGCGGGCCGCGCGCGAGTTCACCGAGGCGCAGGCGCTGTACGCGAAGGACTTCCCGATCGTGCCCATCGCCTGCCCGTACGAGCGGCTGTTCCTGAACAAGCGGCTCAGCGGTGTCCCCGCCTCCTTCGCCTACATCAACATGCCGTGGGCGGCGCGCATCGGCGGTACCGGGCGGGGGTCCTCATGA